The following nucleotide sequence is from Carnobacterium viridans.
CTGAATGGTCGTTCGGCATAAAGCATCCAATGAGATTTCTCCATAAGAAAGAAGATAATAGTATGCGTTTAGTTTGGCAGAGCTGACTTTTTGTAAAAACCAATGATACAAAAACCGAATCGACTGAATGCCTTGCATGGACAAAATAGCAAGTAAAAGAAGAAAAACTTTCTGTTCAGTTGGTCGGGTCATTCCAATAAAATAAGGTGAAAAATAGGACTTCAAACTATTTATTGTGTGGCTCTTTTGGTATAATGAGTTCATAACAAACAACTCCTTTTTTGTTGGTTTTTCTCTCAAATCAATCATACAAAAAAGTTAGAGTTGTTTGTATTTTTATGTCTTCAATGACTTAAAAAGTTGTAAAGTGGTGTCATTTTCAATTTGCTTTTTATCATAACCTGTCGTTTCTTCCGCCGGTTTATCATACGAGACTGAATCCCTAATTCTTTCATTAAGCGATAAATTAAACCTGCACTCACGTTAAAACTGAATTTCTGATTTAGTAAAATCGTTAAGCGTGGATAGCCGTACATTGGATGGTTGATCCATAGCTATAATAGGCACTTTTTTATAGCTTCACGTCTAATAGCTCGCTTGCTTTTTTGCCATTTAAAATACGCATAATAGGTAGAACGTGGAATGTGAAGAACTTTTAAAATGCGAGTGATACGGTGCCCAGCTTTCAAACTAAGACGAATAACTTTTAATACAGTGTCTCGCCCTTTATTTATTAATCTTTTGCCAAAATCACCGTTGCTCGCTTTAAAATATCAAGTTCTTCTTTTAACCTCTTGTTTTCCATAATTAATTCGCGCTCTTTCACTGAAATAATATTAGAATCTTGACTTTTACTTGCTTGTTGAACCCATTTGCATACGGTTGAGACATTAATTGGATATTCTTTGACAAGTGAAGTGGTAGACCGACCGGTCTGATAGAGCTTAATGATGGACTCTTTCACTTCTGGTGCATATTTTGTTTTTCTTTTTTTAGTTGTCACAATAAAAAACCTCCTATAATGTATTTATCGAACATTTCTGTCCATAATTACATTATAGGAGCCCTCAATCGTCGTTGATTTTCCTGCGCCATTCGGTCCTAAAAGAGCATAAAAATCGCCTTCTTCGACTGTTAAATCAATCCTCCGCAACGCTTCAACACCTGAAGCGTACACTTTTCGTAAATCTTGTATCACAAGAGCATCAGTCATTCGTAACTCTCCTTAATGTATAAATATTCATGAGTATTATTGTAACACTTCTCGATAAAAACGGGGGTTATTTTGATTAAATTTCACAGTTTTACTTAGCTGTTTTTCAACAACAAACTAGCCAACGAGCAACGTGTTTATTTTGAATCGAAACTGTTTAAACAGTTTCAAGAACGTCAAAACCTTTTCAAATCAAGGATTTAGAGTTCTCTTTTTTTGGCACAGAACTTGCTTTATATAAATGAGGTGAAAAGAATGAAAAGAAAATTTTTAATTGCTAGTCACGGAAACTTAGCGAAAGGATTCCAAAGTTCCTTGGATATTCTCGCAGACAAAGGAAAAGAGCTGGCGGTCATCAATGCCTATGTGACTCCTGAGGACTACACGCCAATTATTCAAACGTTTCTTCAGTCCCTTGGCGCAGAAGAACAAGCTATTATTTTAACAGATTTATATGGTGGTAGTGTCAATCAAAAAATTGTTCAAGAAGTCATGACGACAAAACCAGACAATGTTTTTATCATTTCCAATGCCAACTTAGCCATTGCCTTGTCGCTGATTTTCTTAAAAGAAGGTGAAAAGCTAACCAAAGAAGATATTCAAGCAGCAATTGCTGAAGCACAAATTCAATTCGTTGAATTAAACCCATCAAATGAAGAAGAAAACTTTTTTTAGGAGGAAATTAAAATGATTACACAAGTACGAGTAGACGACAGATTAATTCACGGCCAAGTAGCCGTAGTTTGGACCAAAGAATTGAATGCCCTCTTATTATTTGTAGCGAATGATGAAGCATCCAAAAACGAAGTAATGCAAATGACGTTAAAAATGGCGGTCCCCAATGGCATGAAACTATTAATTCGCTCAGTCGATGATGCGATTGATGTCTTCAATGATCCTCGTGGTAAAGACAAACGAATTTTTGTAATTGTGAACAGTGTAGCGGATGCTACTAAAATTGCGAAAAACGTGACAGATATTGAAAGTGTAAATGTTGCCAACGCTGGCCGCTTTGATAAATCAGATCCAGCCACCAAAACAATGGTTTTCCCAAGTGTCCAATTAAACCCTGAAGAGTTAGAAGCTGCCAAAGAATTAGCCAGTTTGAATCACGTGGAAAGCTATAACCAAGTACTGCCAACCAACTCAAAATTAAGTCTAAAACAAGCCGTCAATTAAAAGGAGGAAATGAACAATGCTTATGCATGCAACAATGGCAGCCTTAGCTGTATTTATCTGTTTTGCTGGGAATTATTTAACTGGTCAAAGTATGATGGAACGTCCCTTAGTCGTTGGATTAGTCACAGGAATTTTAATGGGCGACATGAAAACAGGGGTCTTAATGGGGGCCTCTTTGGAAGCAATTTTCTTAGGAAATGTTAATATCGGTGGTGTTATCGCAGCGGAACCTGTAACTGCAACTACTTTAGCCACAACGTTTGCAATTATTTCAAATGTCGAACAACAAGCCGCCATGACGTTAGCCGTACCAATTGGGATGTTAGCCGCTTTCGTGGTGATGTTTTTAAAAAATGTCTTTATGAATATCTTTGCTCCTTCTCTTGACAAAGCAGCACGTGAAGGCAACCAAAAAATGGTTGTGACACTGCATTACGGAACGTGGATTATTTATTATTTAATCATCGCTTCGATTTCATTTATCGGAATTTTAGCAGGAAGCGGGCCAGTAAATCTGTTTGTTGAAAGTATTCCACAAAATTTGATGAACGGCTTAAGCGCAGCTGGCGGACTTTTACCTGCCGTTGGGTTTGCTATGTTAATGAAACTATTATGGGATAATAAATTAGCCGTCTTTTACATTTTAGGCTTTGTTTTAACCGCGTACCTACAATTACCAGCCGTTGCGGTGGCGGTCATCGGGACAGTAATTTGTGTCGTGAGTGCCCAACGGGATGTAGAATTTCGCGATATTCTAAAAAGAAAACCTGCGGCGTCTTCTGCGGTTGAAGGCAGTACGAAAGAAATCGAAGAGGAGGACTTTTTCGCATGAAGTTAAAAGAGAATTTATCTAAAGAAGAGAAAAAAATGATGCGCTCTGTTTTCTGGCGTTCTTGGACGATGAACGCTAGCCGGACAGGAGCTACACAATACCACGCAGTGGGTGTCATGTATACTTTACTCCCAGTTATCAATCGTTTTTATAAAACCAAGGAAGAACGGGCCGAGGCATTGGTGCGTCACACCACTTGGTTCAATGCAACCATGCATATCAATAACTTCATCATAGGGCTCGTTGCTTCGATGGAAAAACAAAACAGTGAAGACGAAAACTTTGATGCTAGCTCTATTACAGCAGTTAAAGCCTCATTAATGGGGCCACTTTCAGGCATTGGTGATTCCTTCTTCTGGGGCATCTTACGTGTTATTGCTGCTAGTATTGGGATTTCATTAGCCAGCACTGGTTCGCCATTAGGAGCGATTGTCTTCTTACTTTTATACAACATTCCTGCGTTCCTGATTCACTATTATGCGTTGTATAGCGGCTACTCAATCGGTGAAAGTTTTATCCAAAAAATGTACGAATCAGGCGGAATGAAGATACTCACAAAAGTATCGAGTATGCTAGGCTTAATGATGATGGGCAGTATGACTGCTTCAAATGTAAAATTCAAAACGATTCTTGAAGTTTCCGTTAAAGGAAGCGAAGACGTAGTTAAAATCCAAGACTATTTGGATCAACTATTCGTCGGTATCGTACCATTAGCCGTGACATTACTTGCTTTCTGGCTATTACGCAAAAAAGTCAATATTAACGTGGTGATGTTTAGTATCATGTTCTTAGGTATCTTGCTAGGATTACTAGGCATCTGTTAAAATTGAAACAATAAACATTTAATTATTAAACACTTAGAGCCTGAGACAAAAATCCAAAGTGATTTTTATCTCAGGCTTAAAAGCTGATAAACGGCGGGAACAGAAGCAACCCCTGTCCCGACCTCTCTTTTGGAAGGACGATGAATCATGCGCTTGGAGACCTACCAACACTTAGTTGATATTTTAGAAACCAGCGACACCCCGATGAGCACACAAGAAATTGCCACAAAAATTCAATTAAGTCGCTCGGTAACCAGCTTATACTTAAATAAATTATTGGAAAAAGGTGAAGTCCAACAAATGGGAAAAAAACCCGTTTATTGGCAATTAACCCGTGCAACAACCCCCACGACCGATGTGTTTCGACAATACATCGGTAGCCAAGGCAGCGCCAAAAAAGCCATTGAACAATGCAAATCCGCTATGTTGTATCCCCCATTGGGTATGCCTTTATTAATCCATGGAACCAGTGGCGTCGGCAAAAGCTTTTTGGCAAAACTGATTTATGAGTATCTGAAAAATGAACAAATCATTGGCCTGGAAAAATTCTACACCTTTAACTGTGCCGATTATGCCAACAATCCCGAATTACTGTCATCCATTCTCTTCGGCCATACCAAAGGTGCATTCACTGGGGCTGAATCAGAAAAACAAGGACTCTTGGCCCAAGCTAATAATTCTGTACTCTTTTTAGATGAAGTACATCGATTATCCAACGAAAACCAAGAAAAACTCTTTCAGTTTATGGATACAGGGACCTTCCGCCCCATTGGTGAAGAAGGAAAAATGGTGCATTCCAAAGTCCGGCTACTATTTGCGACCACCGAAAACCCGAAAAAAGTCTTATTGACAACCTTTTATCGCCGAATTTCCGTAATCGTCTCACTTCCGAACTTCAAAGAGCGCCCCATTCGAGAACGGATTGCGATTTTGAAAAACTTATTCCACCGAGAAGCGAAACGAATGACCAAAGACATCAATGTGGACGAAGAAATCTTTACAGTATTATTAGAAAATGACGAACCTGGTAACGTGGGAAGTTTATCCAACAAAGTGCAGCTCCTTTGCGCGTCGCAATTACGAAAAACTTTGCCCAATCAACCCGTCGTCATTGGCGATGCGACTCAACCAATGATTACGATTCCTTTAGACAAAGAAGTGTTAGAAGAAGACACACTTTCTTCCGATATTTTCGCAATATTTGAAGCCTTATTTACAAAAGAAAAAACACTGGCCCACTTAAAAACAGAACTGACACAATTCATTAAATATTGTTTAGACGATAAAATAACCTTGGAAAATGATTACTTTTTACAAAATCTAGTCACGGAAGTCCAAACCAAAAACAAACTAATTATTAACCAACCTGAGCAAACTGAAAAACCGATGAAAGATGTTGCCAAATTGCTGAAAATTTTACCGCCAACATTTAACGAAACAGTGCTCCTCCCAATCCAAACACAGTTAAAGGAACACTATCCACGAACGGTTTCCCTCGTGAAAAACTTAGTCAGTCCGCTGCCAGAAGAATACCGTTTCTTTACAGAGGTACTCTTATCTGTATTACTTAGCGGAGAAATTTCTGAAACGATTCCTTACCAAGCGCTCCTCGTGGCGCATGGTGAATCGACTGCCACAAGTATTCAAGCCGTTGCCAACAAATTATGTGGTGCCTATATTTTCGATGCGATTAACATGCCCTTAACCTCCTCCGTCCGAGATATCGTCGCCGAAGTTAAAGACTGGCTTTCTCAGCGGGACACATCACAAGGCGTCATTATGCTCGTCGATATGGGTTCCCTGACACAACTTTATAAAAGTTTGAAACCTCAAATTCTTGGAGAACTTTTGGTGATCAATAACCTGACCACTGCCTATGCGTTGGAAATTGGTCATCAATTAATGAACGAACAACTTTTCTATGGTATTGCTAAAACCGCTGAAAAAAAATTTAAAACCGATGTACAGTACTTTGAAGGCTTTTCAGTGGAAAAAAATATCATTGTCTCTAGTATTTCAGGTCTGGATATTGCCAAGCAAATCAAACAAATCTGTCAAAAATACCTGTATACTGACATTAAAGTCATTACCCTAAAATACAAAGATTTGGTAAACACGTTAGACATTGCCAACGCCGAAGAAAATTATTTAAAAGAAACCTCGCTCATTTTGACGACGTCTTACTTAGACAACCATACAAATGTTGCTAGCGTGAATCTCTTAGACATGTTAGACGAAGATGCAGGAACCCAGTTGATGGAACCTTTCCAAAACTTGATGCATCCCAATAACATTGATAGCATGATTAACGAATTTGTTCACTTCTTCTCGAAAGAGGGCTTGTCAGAAAAACTAGAATTTCTAAATCCTGACGTCATTATTAAACAAGTCGAAAACGTTACAAAAAACATTGAAAAGCGCTTCGACCTCACACTCAGCGGCAAAATGAAATTCAACTTAATGATGCACAACGCGCTCATGGTAGAGCGAACAATGCTCGGCGTTGAAGATTATGAAGTCCCTGCTAACCTAGAGGAACTAACCATTAACCAAAAACCATTTTTCCAAAATGCTAAAAACATTTTCTATACCCTAGAACAGTTTTATCGAATAGAGATTTCCAACTGGGAACTCTATGTTATTTATGAAATTTTGTCTTCTCGATGAGGGGGGATGGGAAAAGCCACTTTCTAGAGGAAAGTGGCTTTTTTAGTTTGTGTTCTGCGTTAAAAATTCATACATATTAGGTTCTACAGGTGTTTCTAAGGTAAAGTCTAGTTTAACGACGCTTTTTTTCTTACCCTCTTTGTCTTGTTTTTCGACTTGTTGGATAGGGCTCATATGTCAATCATTTGGACAAAAGGATTCGATTTATTTATTTAAAAAATTAAACTGAGTAATGATTTAAAAGTACCCAGCACAAATAGACTGATTTAAAACAATTTTAAATCAGTCTATTTCATTAAAATCAGTTATGAAACAATGACTGATAGCCTCTCAGAGTTATACCACCTAATATAGGAGTCGATTCCAACTATGGCTTTCTCTAAAGTTTTAAAGGTTTGAAAATGAACATATTCTCTCTTAAGAATAGAGTGAAAACTTTCAATTCGAGCATTATCGCCAGGACATCCCTTACGGGAATAAGAATGTTTAAGCCCATATTTTTTAAGTATTTCTTCAAACAAATCTCTGGTGTATTGGCTTCCCATATCACTATGGATAATTATGGTACCTAGTTTTTTTATGACAGCCTCATCAATAACGCTAGCCGTTAATTCTTGAGTCATATGTTTTAAGTTCAAACGAATCTACAAAAAGCGAACCTCTATTGAGCGAGTAAATGGACGAATCGATCGAGATTACCTATTTGAGAATCATACGATACGAGGAAAAAAGAAACTGAATCTTTTTGTGACGATGACTTTTCTCATTATGTTAGCCTTTGCGAAAGATAAGATCAGTAAAAACCATCTAGCTTATCTAACTGCTTGGGTAGCTTAATTTTTTTAAAATTAGAAGGGATCGTTTGTTTGACGTACGCAAAAATAAAAGCGGAGTAAAAAAACAGACACTTTTTTTACACAAACCATGGAATGAACTGACTACTTTCCGCTATTTTACAAATAAGGAAGCCTACGGCTTATTTCGATGCTAGTTATTTTCACAAAAAATGGTACAACGTAATTTATTCTAAAAGAAACTTATTTTAAAAGAATAACAGATGGCGGTTTTTCATTATCTTGAATATGAACAAGATTATTCTGGGAAAGTCCGAATGCTGGGCTATTGAATAGAAACCAGTTAAGGCAGTGGTGTATAGGTTCTTTTTGGACGCTTAAAAAATGAACTGTTTTATATGGAGTATTCTGGAAGGATATTAGTATAGACCCAGTGAGCAGTATTTTTGACACTGAGTTGTTTAAATAGTACGTTTGTATTAGTAGAAATAAAACAAATAGGAGATGAAATAATGAAACAAGTACCAGAAACAAAAATCAAACTAACGGATGTAAAGGAGTTGATTAATAAAGGGTATAACCTTTTAGGTGAGCTTCGTGAAGAAGCAGATGCTCCAGTAGCAAAAGCAGAATTTCTGACAGAAGAAATTACAACCGTTTATGGAGAAGAAGCAGCGCGTAAATTTTATAATCCTGAAAACTTCAAGCGGGAAGGGTCTATGCCAAAAGTAGTATTGAAAACTTTATTTGGTGAAGACGGCGTACAGACGATAGATGGAAAGAAACACCATCAACGTAAAAATTATTTCATGGATTTGATGACTCCAGAACGTATGGAAGACTATAGAGCTATTCTAGATCAAAATCTTGCAACCGAACTCGATCAGCAACATGGCACTTTTGAGTTATTCGACCTTTCTAAAAGAGTTCTCTTTAACTCTATTTGTGAATGGGCTGGAA
It contains:
- a CDS encoding sigma 54-interacting transcriptional regulator; translation: MRLETYQHLVDILETSDTPMSTQEIATKIQLSRSVTSLYLNKLLEKGEVQQMGKKPVYWQLTRATTPTTDVFRQYIGSQGSAKKAIEQCKSAMLYPPLGMPLLIHGTSGVGKSFLAKLIYEYLKNEQIIGLEKFYTFNCADYANNPELLSSILFGHTKGAFTGAESEKQGLLAQANNSVLFLDEVHRLSNENQEKLFQFMDTGTFRPIGEEGKMVHSKVRLLFATTENPKKVLLTTFYRRISVIVSLPNFKERPIRERIAILKNLFHREAKRMTKDINVDEEIFTVLLENDEPGNVGSLSNKVQLLCASQLRKTLPNQPVVIGDATQPMITIPLDKEVLEEDTLSSDIFAIFEALFTKEKTLAHLKTELTQFIKYCLDDKITLENDYFLQNLVTEVQTKNKLIINQPEQTEKPMKDVAKLLKILPPTFNETVLLPIQTQLKEHYPRTVSLVKNLVSPLPEEYRFFTEVLLSVLLSGEISETIPYQALLVAHGESTATSIQAVANKLCGAYIFDAINMPLTSSVRDIVAEVKDWLSQRDTSQGVIMLVDMGSLTQLYKSLKPQILGELLVINNLTTAYALEIGHQLMNEQLFYGIAKTAEKKFKTDVQYFEGFSVEKNIIVSSISGLDIAKQIKQICQKYLYTDIKVITLKYKDLVNTLDIANAEENYLKETSLILTTSYLDNHTNVASVNLLDMLDEDAGTQLMEPFQNLMHPNNIDSMINEFVHFFSKEGLSEKLEFLNPDVIIKQVENVTKNIEKRFDLTLSGKMKFNLMMHNALMVERTMLGVEDYEVPANLEELTINQKPFFQNAKNIFYTLEQFYRIEISNWELYVIYEILSSR
- a CDS encoding transposase, which codes for MTTKKRKTKYAPEVKESIIKLYQTGRSTTSLVKEYPINVSTVCKWVQQASKSQDSNIISVKERELIMENKRLKEELDILKRATVILAKD
- a CDS encoding PTS sugar transporter subunit IIA translates to MKRKFLIASHGNLAKGFQSSLDILADKGKELAVINAYVTPEDYTPIIQTFLQSLGAEEQAIILTDLYGGSVNQKIVQEVMTTKPDNVFIISNANLAIALSLIFLKEGEKLTKEDIQAAIAEAQIQFVELNPSNEEENFF
- a CDS encoding PTS system mannose/fructose/sorbose family transporter subunit IID, which translates into the protein MKLKENLSKEEKKMMRSVFWRSWTMNASRTGATQYHAVGVMYTLLPVINRFYKTKEERAEALVRHTTWFNATMHINNFIIGLVASMEKQNSEDENFDASSITAVKASLMGPLSGIGDSFFWGILRVIAASIGISLASTGSPLGAIVFLLLYNIPAFLIHYYALYSGYSIGESFIQKMYESGGMKILTKVSSMLGLMMMGSMTASNVKFKTILEVSVKGSEDVVKIQDYLDQLFVGIVPLAVTLLAFWLLRKKVNINVVMFSIMFLGILLGLLGIC
- a CDS encoding PTS mannose/fructose/sorbose/N-acetylgalactosamine transporter subunit IIC; protein product: MLMHATMAALAVFICFAGNYLTGQSMMERPLVVGLVTGILMGDMKTGVLMGASLEAIFLGNVNIGGVIAAEPVTATTLATTFAIISNVEQQAAMTLAVPIGMLAAFVVMFLKNVFMNIFAPSLDKAAREGNQKMVVTLHYGTWIIYYLIIASISFIGILAGSGPVNLFVESIPQNLMNGLSAAGGLLPAVGFAMLMKLLWDNKLAVFYILGFVLTAYLQLPAVAVAVIGTVICVVSAQRDVEFRDILKRKPAASSAVEGSTKEIEEEDFFA
- a CDS encoding IS3 family transposase encodes the protein MYGYPRLTILLNQKFSFNVSAGLIYRLMKELGIQSRMINRRKKRQVMIKSKLKMTPLYNFLSH
- a CDS encoding PTS system mannose/fructose/N-acetylgalactosamine-transporter subunit IIB encodes the protein MITQVRVDDRLIHGQVAVVWTKELNALLLFVANDEASKNEVMQMTLKMAVPNGMKLLIRSVDDAIDVFNDPRGKDKRIFVIVNSVADATKIAKNVTDIESVNVANAGRFDKSDPATKTMVFPSVQLNPEELEAAKELASLNHVESYNQVLPTNSKLSLKQAVN